From Aspergillus chevalieri M1 DNA, chromosome 4, nearly complete sequence, a single genomic window includes:
- the ENP1 gene encoding snoRNA-binding rRNA-processing protein ENP1 (BUSCO:EOG09263KZJ;~COG:W;~EggNog:ENOG410PGSF;~InterPro:IPR007955;~PFAM:PF05291), with the protein MPKATTPSRSAAAARRHNPLADDMTSVGHIRTQPSKKNKRKSRTDEDREDGERFVDAKQSRKILQIGQELADEDASEQKAARGETSGKINHAFDFESRLEGDEPVSDDEDKFGEDEWGDEDEEVEEVEVDPNDLDMFNKFIPAGDEDPIFNPGAGGQTTNLADLILEKIAEHEAKQSGDSGFIQGGGLPEDAVQIPAKAVEVYEKVGMILSRYKSGPLPKPFKVLPSVPNWETLLDITRPESWTANAVYAATRLFISSKAVVAQEFISMVLLDRVRDEIRETKKLNVHTYNALRKALYKPACFFKGLLFPLVSGGTCTLREAHIVSSVIARVSIPVLHSAAALLRMCDLAAEQSLKSLESTGAVNMFIRVFLEKKYALPYKVIDALVFHFLRFRASDNGEDAMMTDGPSGSGAKHYKLPVLWHQCLLVFAQRYRNDITEDQREALLDLLLVRGHKDIGPEVRRELLAGRGRGVVVPDPEKLSALEAGDDTMDME; encoded by the exons ATGCCTAAAGCGACAACACCCTCGCGCAGCGCTGCGGCTGCTCGCAGACATAACCCTCTGGCGGATGATATGACGTCTGTGGGCCATATCCGGACTCAACCcagcaagaagaacaagcgcAAGTCGCGGACGGACGAAGATAGAGAGGATGGAGAGCGCTTTGTCGATGCGAAACAGTCGCGCAAGATTCTGCAGATCGGACAGGAGCTGGCCGACGAAGATGCCTCTGAGCAAAAAGCCGCAAGAGGCGAGACTAGcgggaagatcaaccacgcTTTTGATTTTGAGTCGCGGTTGGAAGGTGACGAGCCTGTGTCGGATGACGAGGACAAGTTCGGAGAGGATGAATGGggtgacgaggatgaagaagttGAGGAAGTG GAGGTCGACCCGAATGACCTTGACATGTTCAACAAATTCATTCCGGCTGGCGACGAAGACCCCATATTCAACCCCGGCGCTGGAGGCCAGACTACGAACCTAGCGGATCTGATCCTCGAGAAGATTGCGGAGCACGAAGCAAAGCAATCTGGTGACAGCGGTTTCATTCAAGGTGGTGGTTTACCGGAGGATGCAGTCCAAATTCCGGCCAAGGCAGTTGAAGTATATGAAAA GGTTGGCATGATTCTGTCCCGCTACAAGTCCGGCCCTCTTCCGAAACCCTTCAAGGTGCTCCCCTCGGTGCCCAACTGGGAGACCCTTCTCGACATCACGCGACCGGAGTCATGGACGGCCAACGCGGTCTATGCAGCCACGAGACTTTTCATTTCGTCCAAGGCGGTTGTTGCCCAGGAGTTCATCTCGATGGTGCTGCTTGACCGGGTCCGCGACGAGATCCGCGAGACCAAGAAACTTAATGTCCACACTTACAACGCACTGCGGAAGGCACTGTACAAGCCGGCATGCTTTTTCAAGGGCTTGCTGTTCCCACTTGTGTCGGGCGGGACCTGTACGCTGCGGGAGGCACACATTGTGTCGTCTGTGATTGCACGAGTATCAATTCCGGTGTTGCACTCTGCCGCGGCCCTTCTCCGAATGTGTGACTTGGCGGCGGAACAGTCGCTCAAGTCGCTGGAGAGCACGGGAGCGGTGAACATGTTCATCCGTGTCTTTTTGGAGAAGAAGTACGCACTTCCATACAAGGTGATCGATGCGCTAGTGTTCCATTTCCTACGGTTCCGGGCCAGTGACAATGGCGAGGACGCGATGATGACCGACGGGCCATCGGGAAGCGGGGCCAAGCACTACAAGCTGCCAGTGTTGTGGCACCAATGCCTGTTAGTGTTTGCGCAGCGATACCGCAACGATATCACAGAAGATCAACGGGAAGCGCTTCTGGATCTTCTGTTGGTGCGGGGCCACAAGGACATTGGGCCGGAAGTGCGACGGGAGTTGTTGGCCGGCCGGGGTCGGGGCGTAGTGGTGCCCGATCCGGAGAAGCTGAGTGCGTTGGAGGCGGGCGACGACACGATGGACATGGAGTAG